In a genomic window of Lycium ferocissimum isolate CSIRO_LF1 chromosome 9, AGI_CSIRO_Lferr_CH_V1, whole genome shotgun sequence:
- the LOC132069493 gene encoding UDP-glucosyltransferase 29-like, producing MDSSMEINQKSVRVLMFPWLGHGHISPFLELAKKLVTRNFTIFLCSTPANFISIKQKLINENLTEKIQLVELRLPSLPDLPPHYHTTNGLPPHLMSTLKKAFAKSRPIFTQILNTIKPDLLLYDLLQPWAPKVAAEKNIPSVLFVTSSATVFSYMFHTFRYPHSEFPFSSIYYRDYEFTRMLKNQDLEPIDQQQKDNTSVKLCFKRSSNIILIKGFKEIDGKYCDYISSLTNKKIIPVGPLVQEPTSEDGNSLILTWLNQKQKGSTIFVSFGSEYFLSQEDRDEIAHGLEQSRVSFIWVVRFPKGEKLKLEQALPLGFFKKVGERGMVVEDWAPQAKILGNPNIGGFMSHCGWNSVMEGMKIGVPIIAMPMHLDQPLNARLVEEVGVGLEVVRDKDGKLDREQISQVINKVVLDKRGESIRANAKQMSETIRIKGDEEIDDVVQELVKLCKRSNVV from the coding sequence ATGGATTCTTCAATGGAGATCAACCAAAAATCAGTTCGTGTTTTGATGTTTCCATGGTTGGGACACGGGCACATCTCTCCGTTTCTCGAGTTAGCCAAAAAACTTGTCACGAGAAACTTCACCATTTTCTTGTGCTCCACCCCAGcaaatttcatttccatcaaaCAAAAGCTCATTAACGAAAACTTAACCGAAAAAATTCAACTCGTTGAGCTTCGACTTCCCTCTCTACCTGATCTTCCTCCTCATTACCACACCACCAACGGCCTCCCACCTCATCTCATGTCCACCCTCAAGAAGGCGTTCGCGAAGTCTCGTCCAATTTTCACCCAAATCCTCAATACCATCAAGCCCGATTTACTTCTTTACGATTTGCTTCAACCATGGGCGCCAAAGGTAGCAGCGGAAAAAAACATCCCATCAGTTCTTTTTGTCACGAGCAGCGCCACCGTGTTTTCCTACATGTTTCACACTTTTAGGTACCCTCACTCTGAGTTTCCcttctcctctatttattaTCGCGATTATGAGTTCACACGTATGCTCAAAAACCAAGATTTGGAGCCTATTGACCAACAGCAAAAGGATAACACTAGTGTTAAGTTGTGCTTCAAGAGGTCTTCTAACATTATTTTGATCAAGGGTTTTAAGGAAATTGATGGTAAATATTGTGACTATATATCTAGTTTAACCAATAAGAAAATCATTCCGGTTGGTCCACTAGTTCAAGAACCTACAAGTGAAGATGGAAACTCACTAATCCTAACATGGTTgaatcaaaaacaaaaagggtcaactatttttgtttcttttgggaGTGAATATTTCTTGTCTCAAGAGGATAGGGATGAGATTGCTCATGGGCTAGAGCAAAGTAGGGTTAGTTTCATTTGGGTTGTGAGGTTTCCGAAAGGTGAAAAACTCAAACTTGAACAAGCATTGCCACTAGGGTttttcaagaaagttggagaaaggGGGATGGTGGTTGAAGATTGGGCCCCGCAAGCAAAAATATTAGGAAACCCTAATATCGGTGGATTCATGAGTCATTGTGGATGGAATTCTGTTATGGAAGGTATGAAAATTGGTGTGCCAATAATTGCTATGCCAATGCATCTTGATCAGCCATTGAATGCTAGGCTTGTGGAAGAAGTAGGGGTTGGTTTGGAAGTTGTTAGGGACAAAGATGGAAAACTTGATAGAGAACAAATAAGTCAAGTTATTAATAAGGTTGTTTTGGACAAAAGGGGAGAATCCATAAGGGCAAATGCAAAGCAGATGAGTGAAACAATTAGAATCAAAGGGGACGAAGagattgatgatgttgttcaAGAATTGGTCAAACTTTGCAAGAGATCAAATGTGGTCTAG